In the genome of Phycisphaerae bacterium, one region contains:
- a CDS encoding sigma-70 family RNA polymerase sigma factor — MDPTHDADSFLIAAIRKGDERAWHQLIERYQGRLLAFARARLRQPGEAEDALQETMLGFLTSLKHYDAARSLETYLFAILRYKISELLEKKQRRSEYVSGFDVDDEGPGLAEPSDTETPSDAAANRERAARQTEVLATILRRLIEELRDKRKLDDLQVIEALFYVGMRNKEAGELFKRDEKAIAGVKFRALDRLREFVEELDADDRGLLEGELSGEATICKVWRERRLSCLKRSTIGSYLLGVVEEPWQSYTAFHLETVRCLMCRANLDDLSAEAGPAGTPQLAEQMFQSSVGFLSRAK, encoded by the coding sequence TTGGACCCAACTCACGACGCCGACAGTTTTCTCATTGCCGCGATTCGCAAGGGCGATGAGCGGGCGTGGCATCAGCTCATTGAGCGCTATCAGGGGCGGCTCCTGGCGTTCGCCCGGGCGCGGCTGCGCCAGCCGGGGGAGGCGGAGGATGCGCTGCAGGAGACGATGCTGGGGTTCCTGACGAGTTTGAAGCACTACGACGCGGCCCGCTCGCTCGAAACATACCTGTTCGCCATTCTCCGTTACAAGATCAGTGAGCTGCTGGAGAAAAAACAGCGACGGTCGGAATATGTCAGCGGTTTTGATGTCGATGACGAGGGGCCAGGCCTTGCGGAGCCGTCGGACACGGAGACGCCCAGTGATGCGGCCGCGAACCGCGAGCGGGCGGCGCGGCAGACGGAGGTACTGGCGACGATCCTGCGGCGGTTGATCGAGGAGCTGCGCGACAAGCGCAAGCTCGACGATTTGCAGGTGATCGAGGCGCTCTTTTACGTCGGGATGCGCAATAAGGAAGCGGGGGAGTTGTTCAAGCGGGATGAGAAGGCGATCGCGGGGGTCAAATTCCGGGCGCTGGATCGGCTGCGCGAATTTGTGGAGGAACTCGATGCCGACGACCGTGGGCTGCTGGAGGGCGAGCTATCGGGTGAGGCCACGATCTGCAAGGTGTGGCGCGAGCGGCGGCTGTCGTGTCTGAAGCGAAGCACCATCGGTTCGTACCTGCTCGGCGTCGTGGAGGAGCCGTGGCAGTCGTACACGGCTTTTCACCTGGAGACGGTACGGTGTTTGATGTGCCGGGCAAACCTGGATGATCTGTCGGCGGAGGCAGGGCCGGCGGGCACGCCGCAACTGGCGGAGCAGATGTTTCAGTCGAGCGTGGGGTTTTTGTCGCGAGCGAAGTAG
- the sppA gene encoding signal peptide peptidase SppA, producing MRRNLIAFFAAMFALSLFAAMPAKSWAGRWDEPKKEKNKEDEDSAKESDDDEAEEADEDEDQSADKDEADDSDEDDDQDAADDDEDDAAEVKEKSTEKSKEEKKPSPIKKLLEVKLDQNLIAARALNIPLPGKTRTVRDLVTRFEKWGKDDEIGAVILNLDGVYLSIPDVEELRAAVLELRKGGKKVVSFLNTGAPNDYLLACATDEIAAAPTGSLTIPGLGRLFPYMRGMYQMQGIEFDVITAGRFKYPGFMTQREPNKYFHEEFNAILDSWFGDYVKFIAEGRKLDEEKVKEAIDLALMNAQEAKNRGLIDVIAYYDEYHERVAKRMKYKKSSEFDSDFSKVTSFQDLLTAWQKKVKEAQESYKQVGPKIAILNARGPIIDVSLGSSYSSMLIMRDEFVKTIEEIRKNKTIRAVVLRIDSPGGSGYASDVIWRKLRELDEEKPVVVSMGSVAGSGGYYIACPARLIYAEPTTITGSIGVLGILPNQASALSRSDINIDEMKRGQRATLGSGHCDLKPEDRELIQKYMLDFYEIFLDRVAATRKMPKNEVRKIAEGRIYTGRQALEIGLVDRLGGLKDAIAAVREMADIPPSAEIKLVEYPKPATFGEFVEGIFGASTMMEIMSQTQMSVPTVTFDTQLRFFARRIEPLCWMAIPELDDVLQRSNPRDASLDLLGLPKAEPRLLPAP from the coding sequence ATGCGTCGTAATCTGATTGCGTTCTTTGCCGCGATGTTTGCGTTGTCGTTGTTTGCCGCGATGCCGGCGAAGTCGTGGGCCGGGCGATGGGATGAACCCAAGAAGGAGAAGAACAAGGAGGACGAGGATTCAGCCAAGGAGTCCGACGATGACGAGGCGGAGGAGGCCGACGAGGACGAGGATCAATCGGCCGACAAGGATGAGGCGGACGACTCGGACGAGGACGACGACCAGGATGCTGCGGACGACGACGAAGATGATGCCGCCGAAGTCAAGGAAAAGTCCACCGAGAAGTCCAAGGAAGAGAAGAAGCCCAGCCCGATCAAGAAGCTGCTCGAGGTCAAACTCGACCAAAACCTGATCGCGGCGCGAGCACTGAATATCCCGCTGCCCGGCAAGACGCGGACGGTTCGGGACCTGGTGACGCGGTTTGAGAAATGGGGCAAGGATGACGAGATCGGGGCGGTGATACTGAATCTCGACGGAGTGTATCTGTCCATACCCGACGTGGAGGAGTTGCGGGCGGCGGTCCTTGAATTACGCAAGGGCGGCAAGAAGGTCGTTTCCTTTTTGAACACGGGCGCGCCGAACGATTACCTGCTCGCCTGTGCGACGGACGAGATTGCGGCTGCGCCGACCGGCAGCCTGACGATCCCGGGCCTGGGCCGATTGTTTCCGTACATGCGGGGCATGTACCAGATGCAGGGGATCGAGTTCGACGTGATCACGGCCGGACGGTTCAAGTACCCCGGTTTCATGACCCAGCGCGAGCCGAACAAATACTTCCACGAGGAATTCAATGCGATCCTGGACAGTTGGTTCGGGGATTACGTGAAGTTCATCGCGGAGGGGCGGAAGCTGGATGAAGAGAAGGTGAAAGAGGCCATCGATCTGGCGCTCATGAATGCGCAGGAAGCCAAGAACCGCGGGTTGATCGATGTGATCGCATATTACGACGAGTATCACGAGCGCGTGGCCAAGCGGATGAAGTACAAGAAGTCGAGCGAATTCGATTCGGATTTTTCGAAGGTCACGTCGTTCCAGGATTTGCTGACGGCGTGGCAGAAGAAGGTCAAGGAGGCGCAGGAGAGTTACAAGCAGGTGGGGCCGAAGATCGCGATCCTGAATGCCCGGGGGCCGATCATTGATGTCAGCCTCGGGTCGTCGTATTCGTCCATGTTGATCATGCGGGATGAGTTCGTGAAGACGATCGAGGAAATCCGCAAGAACAAGACGATCCGGGCGGTGGTGCTGCGGATCGACAGCCCCGGCGGCAGCGGCTACGCGTCGGATGTCATCTGGCGGAAGCTGCGGGAATTGGACGAGGAAAAGCCGGTCGTTGTGAGCATGGGCAGCGTGGCGGGCAGCGGCGGGTATTACATTGCCTGTCCGGCACGGTTGATCTATGCGGAGCCCACGACGATCACGGGATCGATCGGGGTCCTGGGTATCCTGCCGAACCAGGCCTCCGCGCTGAGCCGGTCGGACATCAACATCGACGAGATGAAGCGCGGGCAGCGGGCGACACTCGGATCGGGCCACTGCGACCTGAAACCGGAGGACCGCGAGCTGATTCAGAAATACATGCTCGATTTTTATGAGATCTTCCTGGATCGCGTCGCGGCGACGCGGAAGATGCCGAAGAACGAGGTACGCAAGATCGCGGAAGGCCGCATTTACACGGGGCGGCAGGCGCTGGAGATCGGTCTGGTCGATCGACTGGGCGGGCTCAAGGATGCGATTGCGGCGGTGCGAGAGATGGCAGACATTCCGCCGAGCGCGGAGATCAAGCTCGTCGAGTATCCCAAGCCGGCGACGTTTGGTGAGTTTGTCGAGGGGATTTTCGGGGCTTCGACCATGATGGAAATAATGAGCCAGACACAGATGTCCGTGCCGACGGTTACATTTGACACGCAGTTGCGCTTCTTCGCGCGGCGGATAGAGCCCTTGTGCTGGATGGCGATTCCTGAACTGGATGACGTGTTACAGCGCTCCAACCCGCGGGACGCGTCGCTGGATTTGCTCGGGCTGCCGAAGGCAGAGCCGCGGCTGCTGCCAGCGCCATAG
- the neuC gene encoding UDP-N-acetylglucosamine 2-epimerase produces MNRDVPFPTPWLNSIAVITTSRADAGIYRPLLSALTNEFHGQTIGLVGGNHQSAEFGSTSGHLPQHARLQLVPVEHFVPGESPADVARTAGQAVIAFSSAIDKHQPDLVFVLGDRTEMLAAALAALIHKVPIAHLHGGDATLGAYDEQCRHAITKLSHLHFPALPEHARQIEAMGEEPWRIHVVGALALDAMRTFKPLPADALSSRLGLDVTQPTVVVAFHPETLSPVPPDQQINELLVAFDKLDINLLMIGPNADVGHAAFQTRLRHFAAARPRRACTPSLSQDEFWTCLSHAVALVGNSSAGLLEAASFRLPVVNIGDRQRGRIFPKNVIHTETNAKGIERAIAKVISPAFRSTLADLVNPYGDGRAAERILDVLKTLPDRHPLLQKGWR; encoded by the coding sequence GTGAACCGCGACGTTCCTTTCCCGACCCCCTGGCTCAACTCCATCGCCGTCATCACCACCAGCCGCGCCGACGCCGGCATCTATCGACCGCTCCTCAGCGCCCTGACAAACGAATTTCACGGCCAGACGATCGGCCTGGTAGGTGGCAATCACCAATCCGCCGAATTCGGCAGCACTTCCGGCCATCTCCCACAACACGCAAGACTGCAACTGGTCCCGGTCGAGCATTTCGTCCCGGGAGAATCGCCGGCCGACGTTGCCCGTACGGCCGGTCAGGCCGTGATCGCCTTTTCGAGTGCAATCGACAAACACCAGCCGGACCTCGTCTTCGTCCTCGGCGATCGCACGGAGATGCTCGCGGCGGCCTTGGCGGCGCTCATTCACAAGGTCCCCATCGCCCACCTGCACGGCGGCGACGCCACCCTCGGCGCTTACGACGAACAATGCCGCCACGCGATCACGAAATTGTCGCACCTTCACTTCCCCGCCCTGCCCGAACATGCCCGCCAAATCGAGGCGATGGGCGAAGAGCCCTGGCGCATCCACGTCGTCGGTGCCCTGGCCCTCGACGCGATGCGCACCTTCAAACCCCTCCCCGCCGACGCCCTCTCCTCGCGCCTCGGGCTTGACGTGACCCAGCCGACCGTCGTCGTAGCCTTCCATCCCGAAACGCTCTCACCCGTGCCGCCGGACCAACAGATCAACGAACTGCTCGTAGCATTCGACAAACTCGACATCAACCTCTTGATGATCGGACCCAACGCTGACGTCGGCCACGCCGCGTTTCAAACCCGTCTGCGCCACTTCGCCGCCGCGCGCCCGCGTCGCGCCTGCACGCCCTCCCTGTCGCAAGATGAATTTTGGACTTGCCTCTCCCATGCCGTCGCACTGGTCGGCAATTCGAGCGCCGGTCTCCTCGAAGCCGCCTCCTTCCGCCTGCCCGTTGTCAACATCGGCGACCGCCAACGTGGCCGCATATTCCCCAAAAACGTCATTCACACGGAGACCAACGCAAAAGGGATCGAGCGCGCAATCGCCAAGGTCATCTCTCCCGCCTTTCGTTCTACCCTCGCTGATCTCGTCAATCCCTACGGCGACGGTCGCGCCGCCGAGCGCATCTTGGATGTCCTGAAAACGCTGCCCGATCGCCATCCGCTCCTTCAGAAGGGTTGGAGGTAA
- a CDS encoding tetratricopeptide repeat protein: MKEPPDTSKNGLISRLYGYPLLTGLGMATLALLVVAGVLRMFAPTASSPSHVAVDLAILSLYLAIGLASAGLLIGISLILRVLRDLHSALVRVERYQYEIGPAPAPPATAPQPPSPGDETIVELTSESDVAARIPPPPWQEIVRLLEDIRDNSLLTEAERQEKRQQTAEQELDQAERGVSAHLAAGDYARARQLAEAVHAKYPADPRADRIAEQLESSREQHEAEDVGSVAKQVDDLISISAWQRARHLAQQLQQRHPDSADARNLLIRIEREHGIFQEEQRRRMSAEIQRFVSRRRWEEALAAARTFVERFPGCPDSEAILLQIPTLENNADIERRQQLEAEIMDLVRHGRYIEAAELARRVIERFPDSPQAEALRLQLRRLEELANNPTAPPARVRME, translated from the coding sequence ATGAAAGAACCCCCGGATACATCAAAAAACGGGCTGATCTCTCGCCTCTACGGCTACCCCCTGCTCACCGGGCTGGGGATGGCCACGCTGGCGCTGCTCGTCGTCGCCGGAGTTCTGAGAATGTTCGCGCCGACGGCCTCCTCGCCATCACACGTGGCCGTCGACCTCGCCATCCTCTCGCTTTATCTCGCCATCGGTCTGGCCTCCGCGGGCCTTCTCATCGGGATCTCTCTCATATTGCGCGTCCTGCGAGATTTGCATTCCGCCCTGGTGCGCGTCGAACGATATCAATACGAAATCGGTCCGGCCCCCGCGCCTCCCGCAACCGCCCCGCAGCCGCCTTCCCCTGGCGACGAGACCATCGTGGAACTCACCTCGGAATCCGACGTCGCCGCCAGGATTCCCCCGCCCCCGTGGCAGGAAATCGTGCGCCTTCTCGAGGACATCCGCGATAACAGCCTGCTCACGGAAGCCGAGCGCCAGGAAAAACGCCAACAGACGGCGGAACAGGAACTGGACCAGGCCGAGAGAGGCGTCTCAGCGCACCTCGCCGCAGGCGATTATGCCCGCGCCCGCCAGTTGGCCGAGGCCGTTCATGCCAAGTACCCTGCCGATCCCCGCGCCGACCGAATTGCCGAGCAGCTTGAATCCTCGCGCGAGCAGCACGAAGCAGAAGACGTCGGCTCGGTCGCCAAGCAGGTCGACGACTTGATCAGCATCTCCGCCTGGCAGCGCGCCCGCCATCTGGCCCAGCAGCTCCAGCAGCGCCACCCCGACTCGGCCGACGCCCGCAATCTCCTCATCCGCATCGAGCGCGAGCACGGCATTTTCCAGGAGGAACAGCGCCGCCGAATGTCCGCGGAGATTCAGCGTTTCGTCAGCCGACGCCGCTGGGAAGAAGCCCTCGCCGCCGCCCGCACCTTCGTCGAGCGCTTCCCCGGCTGCCCCGACTCCGAGGCCATCCTCCTGCAAATTCCCACCCTGGAAAACAACGCCGACATCGAGCGACGCCAGCAGCTCGAAGCGGAAATCATGGACCTTGTCCGCCACGGTCGATATATAGAGGCCGCCGAACTTGCCCGGCGCGTGATTGAAAGATTCCCCGACTCTCCCCAGGCGGAGGCCTTGCGATTGCAGCTTCGACGGCTCGAGGAACTGGCCAACAACCCCACCGCTCCGCCGGCGCGCGTCCGCATGGAGTGA
- the aroA gene encoding 3-phosphoshikimate 1-carboxyvinyltransferase: protein MAPQREIMIRPLGRPVDRTVRLPGSKSLTNRALLVAAMARGRSELDGVLQAEDTELMADALAGLGVPVLIQRSAQRAAVEGRGGHWPNTEANIECGNAGTVIRFVTAACAAGQGDYVLDGSVRMRQRPIGALVDALRDLGAQIGYGEREGYCPLQVRARGLRGGTVVFDRPVSSQYVSALLMAAPLAANDVMISVEGALPSDPYVRMTLGVMEAFGVSVVEDQMRRFVVPAPQVYSATHYAIEPDASAASYFFAAAALTGGRVTIEGLGSGSVQGDIGFVNLLERMGCRVAMESQQTTVWGTREGSLAGIDADLGAMPDVAPTLAVVAAFAAGPTRIRNVANLRIKESDRLAALATELGHLGVPTELHDDGITVAPVTRPVAGKIDTYGDHRIAMSFALAGLRIDGVVIRDPSCVNKTFPEFFGRLAELG, encoded by the coding sequence ATGGCTCCGCAACGCGAGATCATGATTCGTCCCCTGGGGCGACCCGTCGATCGAACGGTGCGGCTTCCCGGCAGCAAGAGTCTGACGAATCGGGCGCTTCTCGTCGCGGCGATGGCTCGGGGTCGGTCGGAACTGGACGGCGTCCTCCAGGCTGAAGATACGGAACTCATGGCGGACGCTCTGGCTGGTTTGGGCGTCCCGGTGTTGATACAGCGGAGCGCACAGCGCGCGGCGGTGGAGGGCCGCGGCGGACATTGGCCGAATACCGAGGCCAATATTGAATGCGGCAACGCGGGGACGGTGATCCGGTTCGTGACGGCGGCGTGCGCGGCGGGGCAGGGCGACTATGTGCTCGACGGCAGCGTAAGAATGCGACAGCGGCCGATCGGCGCGCTGGTCGATGCGTTGCGCGATTTAGGCGCGCAGATTGGATATGGGGAGCGCGAGGGATACTGCCCGCTACAGGTGCGGGCGCGCGGCTTGCGCGGGGGGACGGTGGTCTTTGATCGGCCGGTCTCCAGTCAGTATGTGTCGGCGCTGTTGATGGCCGCGCCGCTGGCAGCCAATGATGTCATGATCTCGGTGGAGGGGGCGCTGCCGAGCGATCCATACGTGCGGATGACGCTCGGGGTGATGGAGGCGTTCGGCGTATCGGTCGTGGAAGATCAGATGCGGCGGTTTGTGGTGCCCGCACCGCAGGTCTACTCCGCTACGCACTATGCGATCGAGCCCGACGCCTCGGCGGCTTCGTACTTCTTTGCGGCCGCGGCGTTGACGGGCGGAAGGGTAACCATTGAAGGGTTGGGGTCCGGGAGCGTGCAGGGCGATATCGGGTTTGTGAATCTGCTGGAGCGGATGGGATGCCGCGTGGCGATGGAATCACAACAGACGACCGTCTGGGGGACGAGGGAAGGGTCCCTTGCGGGGATTGACGCCGATCTGGGGGCGATGCCCGACGTAGCGCCGACGCTGGCTGTGGTGGCGGCGTTTGCCGCAGGACCGACACGAATAAGAAACGTCGCCAATCTGCGGATCAAGGAGAGCGATCGGTTGGCGGCGCTGGCGACGGAACTGGGCCATTTAGGAGTTCCCACAGAGCTGCACGACGATGGGATTACGGTGGCTCCGGTGACTCGTCCGGTGGCGGGGAAGATCGATACGTACGGAGATCATCGCATCGCCATGAGTTTCGCGTTGGCGGGGTTGAGGATCGATGGCGTGGTCATCCGTGATCCGTCGTGTGTCAACAAGACGTTTCCGGAGTTTTTTGGGCGGTTGGCAGAATTGGGATAA
- a CDS encoding HEAT repeat domain-containing protein — translation MACWLVLLSIAHEAAAAPAWPTPPRNPSKPTSSPTSGPRETDQNLALIKGNNTADARKLGALRLLEIGGPDASNALAEILRQKPADLPAQVAVCAALIDGPQADPALLQPLLDLLGDPRPGLEDVLVSALQRFDRSQVVERLRPAAVESSQGRPKRLAAIAALGSMGDEKNAVAVLRILLDDPSRSVQGAALAAFSQATGIAHPDSAAAKDWWEKHSQMSTVEWLRTVSNARNGQVRALSGEKTELTRRLTASYREFYLQTPEPARPPYLKSLLTDALPAVRSLGLDLINDLITDRKEIDPALKPLVAGTLVDPDPKVRMRAARMVSDLRLSVGLARLTDALGRELVDEVRAAQVAALGRLDDLLAIPVLTERLTDESGIVVVEAATALGNLARRGRAERQVSDAIARVLLERFEKVATSDAELREKLLMAMANIDAPGLWPVFERELRADNDVGLRRAAMIGLAAGGDAAVAPMVRPLLASSEPELRLAAVDALAKCGRLEVDLDALSRLLNPEVEPDLAVRQRAWDAFLAVLQHAAPDKRLAVADSYNLPDDKIAQRRQLDILKTFRADAVAYESLSDDQRLVLLEKTARAQLQLAEFSGAAATLEQATSLLRDLESPRYAAISTECVAALLKGREDEHAVRRLMELSDGQPINGELTDLRPLTRALRDELEARITAADDAVDLESALKLTMLSAEFAESAGPDFAQDLAVWRTRAMAKRDNVIDGLLSQLAGDPDAEARLMKDNPQAVLSRIYQKLAGAPESVSTSDEEERLVRLARRLAPKWEGYSADTTPENRTASLNDLRDKCAAPEAGLVSPPHTSTSAPAEKKIGLHTVKNSSEL, via the coding sequence TTGGCATGCTGGCTCGTGCTCCTGAGCATCGCTCACGAGGCCGCCGCCGCGCCCGCCTGGCCCACGCCGCCGCGCAACCCGTCCAAACCGACGAGCTCCCCGACCTCCGGTCCCCGGGAAACCGACCAGAACCTGGCCCTAATCAAGGGTAATAACACCGCCGATGCCAGGAAGCTTGGCGCGCTGCGCCTCTTGGAAATCGGCGGACCCGACGCCTCGAATGCGCTTGCCGAAATACTCCGGCAGAAGCCCGCCGACCTCCCTGCGCAGGTCGCGGTCTGCGCGGCCCTCATCGACGGTCCGCAAGCCGATCCCGCCCTCCTCCAACCGCTTCTTGACTTGCTGGGCGATCCACGGCCAGGCCTTGAAGATGTTCTTGTCTCCGCACTTCAACGCTTCGATCGCAGTCAGGTCGTGGAACGGCTCCGGCCCGCGGCCGTGGAGTCGTCTCAGGGGAGGCCGAAACGCCTGGCGGCAATCGCCGCCCTGGGCTCGATGGGCGATGAAAAAAACGCCGTCGCCGTTCTCAGGATCCTGCTCGACGACCCCAGTCGGTCCGTTCAGGGCGCCGCGTTGGCCGCGTTTTCGCAGGCCACCGGCATCGCCCACCCCGATAGTGCCGCTGCGAAGGACTGGTGGGAAAAACACTCGCAAATGTCGACCGTCGAGTGGCTTCGCACGGTCAGCAATGCCCGCAATGGTCAGGTCCGCGCCCTCTCCGGCGAAAAAACGGAGTTAACCCGGCGACTGACCGCCTCCTATCGCGAATTCTACCTGCAAACTCCGGAACCCGCCCGCCCGCCCTATTTAAAGTCCCTCCTGACCGACGCTTTGCCGGCCGTCCGCTCGCTGGGTCTGGATTTGATTAACGATCTGATTACCGATCGAAAGGAAATCGATCCGGCACTGAAGCCGCTGGTAGCCGGCACGTTGGTGGATCCCGATCCAAAAGTGCGCATGAGGGCCGCGAGGATGGTCAGTGACCTTCGCTTAAGCGTCGGCCTGGCCAGGCTGACGGATGCCCTCGGCCGCGAACTGGTGGATGAGGTCCGCGCGGCGCAGGTGGCCGCCCTCGGCCGACTGGACGATCTTCTGGCGATACCTGTACTGACGGAGAGGCTGACGGACGAATCCGGGATAGTCGTCGTCGAAGCGGCGACCGCGTTGGGGAACCTGGCGCGGAGAGGCCGTGCAGAACGGCAGGTATCCGACGCGATTGCTCGCGTCCTCCTGGAGCGCTTTGAAAAGGTGGCCACGTCCGATGCGGAACTACGCGAAAAACTCCTGATGGCCATGGCCAATATCGACGCGCCGGGTCTGTGGCCTGTTTTCGAGCGTGAATTACGGGCAGACAATGACGTCGGTCTTCGCCGCGCGGCGATGATCGGTCTGGCTGCCGGCGGTGACGCTGCCGTCGCTCCGATGGTGCGACCGCTCTTGGCATCATCCGAACCGGAGCTTCGCCTCGCGGCCGTGGACGCCCTCGCAAAATGCGGCCGTCTGGAAGTGGACTTGGACGCCTTGTCGCGCCTCCTGAACCCCGAGGTGGAGCCGGACCTCGCCGTCCGGCAGCGGGCCTGGGATGCCTTTCTCGCCGTCCTGCAACACGCCGCCCCCGACAAGCGCCTCGCCGTGGCGGATTCCTACAATCTCCCGGATGACAAGATCGCCCAGCGCCGGCAACTCGATATTCTGAAGACGTTCAGGGCCGATGCCGTCGCCTACGAATCGCTCTCCGACGACCAACGCCTTGTACTTTTGGAAAAGACCGCCCGCGCTCAATTACAACTCGCCGAGTTCAGCGGCGCCGCGGCGACGCTGGAGCAGGCGACCAGCCTTCTCAGGGACCTGGAGAGCCCGCGCTACGCGGCTATTTCAACAGAATGCGTGGCCGCCTTGTTGAAGGGCCGCGAAGACGAACACGCGGTTCGCCGCCTCATGGAACTCTCGGACGGCCAGCCCATCAACGGCGAGCTTACGGACCTTCGGCCGCTCACCCGCGCCCTGCGCGACGAACTGGAGGCGCGCATAACCGCGGCCGACGATGCCGTCGACCTGGAGTCGGCGCTGAAATTGACCATGCTCTCCGCGGAATTTGCCGAGAGCGCCGGTCCGGACTTCGCGCAGGACCTGGCGGTCTGGCGTACCAGGGCGATGGCCAAACGGGATAACGTCATCGACGGTCTCCTCTCCCAACTGGCGGGCGACCCGGATGCAGAAGCCCGGCTCATGAAGGACAACCCGCAGGCCGTGCTTTCGCGCATCTATCAAAAGCTGGCGGGAGCCCCTGAATCTGTTTCGACGAGCGACGAGGAAGAGCGTCTGGTCCGTCTCGCGCGCCGACTTGCGCCGAAATGGGAAGGATATTCGGCCGATACAACTCCTGAAAACAGGACGGCCTCCTTGAATGATCTCCGCGACAAATGCGCGGCGCCGGAAGCTGGACTGGTGTCGCCGCCCCATACCAGCACATCCGCTCCCGCGGAAAAAAAAATCGGCCTTCACACCGTCAAGAACTCCAGTGAACTATAA
- a CDS encoding biliverdin-producing heme oxygenase: MNATMTDHNASIMLRLKEYTQSLHDATEDGAFNQELVKGHLPRERYVEMLAQLWLIHRTLEGQLRAHAGSVSAFHAVLRDYQYQEPYLAADLAFFGRTLSTIEPLPATKRLMDRIDAMAANEPAGLLGMHYVFEGSNNGSKFIAKAVRRAYALDGDGTRYLDPYGENQRAYWQQFKDDMNAVVFSASQTDAILQAAGAAFEGVMQLHKELQESPATANAGSVSAPASAPKCPFHAAAR; the protein is encoded by the coding sequence ATGAATGCAACTATGACGGATCACAATGCGTCGATCATGCTTCGATTGAAGGAATACACCCAATCGCTTCACGACGCGACGGAGGATGGGGCGTTTAATCAGGAACTGGTCAAGGGCCATTTGCCGCGCGAGCGCTACGTCGAGATGCTGGCCCAGTTGTGGCTGATCCATCGCACGCTCGAGGGGCAGCTCCGGGCTCACGCCGGGAGCGTGTCGGCCTTCCATGCGGTCTTGCGAGATTACCAGTATCAAGAGCCGTATCTGGCGGCCGATTTGGCATTCTTCGGGCGCACGCTCTCAACCATCGAACCGTTGCCGGCGACCAAGCGATTGATGGACCGGATCGACGCGATGGCGGCCAACGAACCGGCCGGTCTGCTCGGGATGCACTACGTCTTCGAAGGAAGCAATAATGGCTCCAAGTTCATCGCCAAGGCGGTCCGGCGGGCGTACGCGCTGGATGGGGATGGGACGCGATACCTCGATCCCTACGGCGAGAATCAGCGGGCGTATTGGCAGCAATTCAAGGATGACATGAACGCGGTGGTATTTTCGGCGTCACAAACGGACGCGATCCTCCAGGCGGCGGGCGCAGCGTTTGAGGGAGTGATGCAGTTGCATAAGGAATTGCAGGAATCGCCCGCGACGGCGAACGCGGGCAGTGTGTCGGCGCCCGCGAGCGCGCCGAAGTGCCCGTTTCACGCCGCGGCGCGATAG
- a CDS encoding HAD family hydrolase: protein MSLPMPFDGIFLDLYGTLTAGDRQAVETVCEEIVRDHALSLSAYELSVTWGERFFNALDFCSGPGFKTLYDVEIQTLRETMTALGVEVEATRYAHKLQHYWKHPPLQPEVKQFIEAVTIPICIVSNADRADAEMALARCEVKVHHIVTSEDARSYKPDRAIFELALRQTGWRRDRVIHVGDSLHSDVGGALVAGIKSGWVNRAHRIHDIGTHVPNHEFEDLMGLAELINGAKPN, encoded by the coding sequence ATGTCACTGCCTATGCCCTTCGACGGTATCTTCCTCGACCTCTACGGAACACTGACCGCCGGCGACCGCCAGGCCGTCGAGACGGTTTGCGAGGAGATCGTCCGCGACCACGCGCTGTCACTCTCTGCCTACGAACTGAGCGTCACCTGGGGTGAGCGGTTCTTTAACGCCCTGGATTTTTGCAGCGGTCCGGGCTTCAAAACGCTCTACGACGTGGAGATCCAGACCCTTCGCGAGACGATGACCGCCCTCGGCGTGGAGGTGGAGGCGACGCGCTACGCGCACAAGCTCCAGCACTACTGGAAGCACCCGCCGCTCCAGCCCGAGGTCAAGCAATTCATCGAGGCCGTCACGATCCCCATCTGCATCGTCTCCAACGCCGACCGCGCCGACGCCGAAATGGCCCTGGCCCGCTGCGAGGTGAAGGTGCATCACATTGTCACTTCAGAGGATGCCCGTTCCTACAAGCCAGATCGCGCCATCTTCGAACTGGCCCTGCGTCAGACCGGCTGGCGCCGCGATCGCGTCATCCACGTCGGCGATTCGCTGCACAGCGACGTCGGCGGGGCCCTCGTCGCGGGAATCAAGAGCGGCTGGGTCAACCGCGCGCACCGCATCCACGACATCGGCACGCACGTGCCGAATCACGAATTCGAAGACCTCATGGGATTGGCCGAGTTGATTAACGGTGCCAAGCCGAATTGA